Within Desulfolithobacter dissulfuricans, the genomic segment GTACGGGGTCAAGGCGTCCGGTACCAGCGAGCTGATCATTGTCACCGTCAAGATGCTGATCCTGCTTCTCTTTGGAATCATCGGCCTGTTCTATGCCCGGACCGACTATCTGCTGCCCCTGTTCAACAAGGGCGTGGGAGGGCTGTTCATGGGGGCGGCGCTCATCTTCGTGGCCTACGAGGGATTCGAACTGATCCCCAACGCGGTGCATGAAATGGAGGACCCGGACCGAAATCTGCGCCTGGGCATTATCTGGTCCATAGCCCTGACCATCGGGGTCTACCTGCTGGTCTCGCTGGTGGCGGTGGGCAACCTGCTGCCTGAAGAGATCAACAAGTACAAGGAATACGCCCTGGCCGAGGCGGCCAAACCCTTCCTCGGCCAGGCCGGCTTTCTCCTCATCGGCCTGGCGGCGCTGTTTTCCACGGCCTCGGCCATCAACGCCACCATGTTCGGCACCGCCCGGCTCGGCATGGTGATGGCGACGGAAAAGGCCCTGCCCCGGGTCTTCGGCTTCCGGCGGCGTCAGAACAACATTCCCTGGGTCAGTCTGATCATTATCACCGTTCTGACCCTGTTCTTTGTCAACATTGCCGACCTGACCATCATCTCCTCCTTTGCCAGCTCTACCTTTCTGCTCATCTTCGCGGCCATCAACCTGACCGCCTTCCGGCTCCGCCACCGGATCGGCCTGACCACGGGAATACCTCTCTCCGGGTTAGCCCTGACCACGATCTCGTGGCTGACCCTCATGTACTACCTCTACCGCTCGAGTCCGGAGAGCCTGGGCTGGATTGGCTGTTTCTACCTGTCGGTCATCGTGGTAGAACTGTTCTTCTCCAAGCGCAGGCGTATCTTCCCGGTCCAGAGCCCGGCATGAGAACCATTTTGACGGACCGATTCCAGGAGCGATGAACAGATGAGCGTTATGACCGAATACGCCATGTATGCCAAGACATTCATCGGCATCCTGTCCATTGTCAATCCCCTGGGGGCCATCCCGGTCTTCCTTTCCCTGAGCGTGGACAGGTCCCCGGACGAGTGCAGGAAGATCGCCAGGATCAGCGCCGTGGCCGTGGCCGTCATTCTTCTGGCCGCAGCCTGGACCGGCGACACCATGCTGGCCTTTTTCGGCATCAGCCTGCCGGCCTTCCGCACTGGCGGCGGCCTGCTGATCCTGCTCATGGCCATTGCCATGATGCATGCCCGCCAGAGCCATGCCAAACAGAGCCCCGAGGAGGCCGATGCCAACCTGGAAAAGGACGATATCGCCGTGGTGCCGCTGGCCATCCCCCTCATGGCCGGACCGGGTGCCATCAGCCTGGTCATTGTCGAAGCCCATCACGCCGCGGCCACCGGCCTGATGGAACGGCTGCTGCTCAGCGGCTGTATCGTCCTGGTCGCCTGCGCGGCCTGGCTGAGCCTGCGGCTGGCCGAGCCCATCGGCAAGCGGCTGGGCACCACCGGCTTGAACATTGGCATCCGGATCATGGGGCTTCTGCTCTGCGCCATCGGGGTGCAGATGATCGCCGAGGGGTTGAAACAGCTCTTTCCCGCCCTGGGCTGACCCCGGCCACGGGCGTGGGATACATTATTCAGTCAAGCTACAAAGGAACAAAGAACCATGGACATCCACATCCTGCAACACGTCCCCTTCGAGGGACCGGGCCATATTCTCACCTGGACTGAAAAAAACGGCCACCGGGTCACCTACAGCCGTCTCTTTGACGATCCCGCCCTGCCTGACCCGAACACGGTCGATCGGCTGGTCGTCATGGGCGGGCCGATGAATATTTACGAATATGACCGCTATCCCTGGCTGCGGGCGGAAAAGGCGTTTCTTGGCGAAGTCATCGAAGGCGGAGGCAGGGTGCTCGGCATCTGCCTGGGCGCCCAGCTGATCGCCGACGTCCTCGGGGCCAGGGTCCATGCCGGCGCGCACAAAGAGATCGGCTGGTTCCCCATTTCCCTGACACCGGAGGCCCGGGAAACCAGGGTCTTTGGTTTTCTGGAACCGGAACTGACCGTCTTTCACTGGCATGGCGACACCTTTGCCATTCCCGAAGGGAGTATCCACCTGGCCCGTAGCGAGGCGTGCGAAAACCAGGCCTTTCTTTACGACGACCGGGTCCTGGGGCTGCAGTTTCATCTGGAATCCACCCCGGAGAGTGTCGAGCTGATAACCCGCCACTGCCGGGATGAACTCGTCCCGGCGGCCTGGATCCAGAGCGGACGCGAAATAAAAGAGGTTCCCCGGGAGCGCTTCCTGGCCATCAACACGGCCATGGAAGGTATCCTCGACCGACTTTTCAGCTAAATGAATCTCCAGCGGATGACGGGCCTGACTGCTTCGCTCGGGACAGCCCCTGAACCTCCCTGTCAGCCAGGACCTGGCTTTCCCGGAAACGAATAAGGGCGGCCAGGGTATCGCAGGTGGGGGTTTCCACCCCGAGACGCTGGCCCTGCTCGGCCACATAACCCACCAGGGCGTCCACCTCGGTCCTTTTGCCGTTTTCCAGGTCCTGGAGCATGGAGGGCCGATGGTTGCGGGTCAGGGGCAGGAGATGATCATAGAAGACCCGTCGGTAGGCCTCGGCGTCGGGCCACGGGGTGGAGCCGCCCATGGTCTCGATGACATCAAAGGTCTCGTCCATGATCCGATCCATGACCCGCCGGGTTTCACCATGGTCGCCCAGGGCCCCGTAATGGACCCCCAGCAGGGCGCCGAGGGGATTGAGGGCGCAGTTGTAGAGCAGCTTGGCAAAGAGGTCGCGGTGGATATCCTCCACGGCGATGCAGGGAAGACCGGCATGGTTGATGGCCTCGGCCAGGTGGGCGGCAGACTCGGGGATATGGCCGGGCCGGACCGAGCCTATGTGGATATCGTCCGCCGTGGCGGTGATCCGCACCAGGCCGGGCCGCTGGATTTCGAACCCGGTGATCACCCGGGCCCGAGCGTCCGCTCCTCGCCAAAAACCATGGCCACCTTTTCCACGTTGCCACAACCATTCTGCATGGATACCACCGGGCCATCAAACCCGTGAAGACCGGCCAGGGCCTGGACCGCGGTCTCTGTATCATAGGCCTTGGTGGTGATCAGTCCATAGTCGTATCCTGCCCCGTCAACCCCTTCCAGGTTCGACAGCAGGCCCACCCTGTCCAGGGGAGCGCTGAACTCGCCAAATATCCCGCTGACCTGCAGGCCGGCATCACCAATGGCCTCGATGAACCGGGCCCGGAGCACCAGGTCGACCCGGTGGCCATCGGCGGCCAGCATACATCCCAGGGCCTGCCCCAGGGCCCCGGCTCCAAAAATCAGAAATCGCATTGTCTCCACCCTGTACTGTCTGAAGGGTACCTTGAAAAATCAGATATTTTGTTCGAGTTCAAGGAACAGTGAAAAATAAAAGCGCAGCATATTAACCATATGTGAGCATTTTGTTTTTCGCTGTGACGCAGAAATCGGGCAAAATGGCAATTTTTCAAGGTAGCCTGAATTGCGGTTGCTCTCTTCCCAGGAAGAACAGGAAAACTCCATCCACGGAGAAGACAGATAAACCTTGTCATGGTATACCATTTTCTTATACAAGCCCTGCCACCACTCCTCAATCCGTAAGCGACATGGTAAACGACATTCTATGGAAATCATCCTCATCGCGGCCATGGCTGCCAACCGCGTGATCGGCCACAACAATACCATCCCCTGGGATATTCCCGGTGAACAGACCCGGTTTAAGGAAATCACCATGGGCCACTCCCTGATCATGGGCCGTAAGACCTGGGAATCCATCGGCCGGCCCCTGCCCGGCCGGCGCAACATCGTGGTTACCCGCAACCGGGACTACCGCGCCCCGGGCGCGGAAACCGTACACAGCCTGGACGAAGCCCTGGAGCTTTGCCGGAGCGACCGGGCGGCCCGGGTTTTCGTCATCGGCGGCGAACAGCTCTACCGCCTGGCTCTGCCCCTTGCCCATACCCTGATCCTGACGGTCCTGGACCGGTCCTACCCGGGAGACACCTCCTTTCCCCCCTTCAGTGAAGAAGAATTCCAGCTGAAGGGCTCGGTGGAGGTGGCCGCCGTCCAACCCTACACCATCCAGACCTGGCAGCGCCGGTAGGGACAGCGTCCGGAGAAAACAATAATCTTTCTCAAATTCCTGTTGACAGGTCTACGCTGTCCAGGATATATCTTTTCTATAACCTGGACGCTGGTTATCGGTTTATCCTATTGATCGCCAGAGTTTTCCATTCATATCAAACCCGGGAGGGATCCATGAAACAAAATGATCTCAAGAAACTCCTGGCCAGCCTGGGTGTGGCCGGCCTGATCAGCGCAGGTGGCATGGCGCCGCCGGCCGTACAGGCATCGGGCAGCGGTGGCAGCGGCTGAGGCGGCAGTGACCAGGTCAGCAGCGCCGGGAGCGCTGCAGAAGAAGAGCAGATGACGGAAGAAACCAAGAAGAAAATACTGGAAACGGCCGAACAGGAGGCCGAGGAAATCACCAGAAAGGCCAGTGAAGAGGCCAAAGAGGCTGTTGAAAAAAACCTCAAGAAAAAGAGTGGAACCAGCGGCTGAGGCGGTTCGAAAAATTAAACGTGCAGGCTGCACGTTCAGAAAACAAGAGAAAGCCGGTAACCCATTGAGGTTACCGGCTTTCTGCGCTTTTGCCCCGCCCTTGCCCATTACCCCCCGTTGTTCCAGGAGCCGCTCGTGAAAAAATCCAGCCCGGAAAATATCTACTCCGCCTGCTGCCGGTATCTACCGCCCCTGCCGACCGTACCGGACCATGACCTGGTCTCCTGGCTGGCAGACCATCCACATCTGTATACCGAACATCCTTTTCTCCCGGACCTGGCGCGACTGGAACAAGCCCTTCACTTCCTGCGCCACACCCCTCCGCCCCTGCCGGAAACAGTGGACAGGCGGCAGATCAACCCGGCCCTGGAACTGCTGTCGCTGAACTGGCGCCAGCTGTCCCGGCTGCTGGACGATCCGGCGATCCGGCCCGAGCCGGGGCAGGAATTCGTTCTCGCGGTCCGAAAGCCGGACACCGGCGAGGTGACGGTCCGCACGGCCACCAGCCATGACCTCCTGGCCCTCAAGCTGGTCAGCGAGGACATGGATGAACGCCAGACCGCCCGGGAAGGCGGGGTCCCGCTGGCAACCATCGAGGCCATCCTGTATCAGGCCATGGAGCAGGGGCTGATCCTTTCGCCCCCCTCGCGCATAGCCAGGCCGCCGGACTTCCCCCGGGGCGAGGTCTCGGATCCATCGTTTTTCACCGCTTCTGTCTTCACCCTCCAGTGGCATATCACCCAGACCTGCGATCTCCACTGCCGCCACTGCTACGATCGCAGCGACCGGGCCACAATGGAACTGGCCCAGGGCATCAAAATCCTCGATGATCTCTATGATTTCGCCAAGGCCCACCATGTCCATGCCCAGGTCACCTTTACCGGTGGCAACCCTCTGCTTTATCCTCACTTCAACGAGCTCTACCGGGAAGCGGCCGAGCGCGGTTTTCTAACCGCCATCCTCGGCAATCCCATGCCCAGGCACCGACTGGAAGAGATGCTTGCTGTCCAGAAGCCGGAGTTCTACCAGGTGAGCCTGGAGGGGTTGCAGCCCCATAACGACTATATCCGCGGCCCGGGCCATTTCGAGCGGGTGCTGGCTTTTCTAGACCTGCTCCGGGAACTGGACATCTACTCCATGGTCATGCTGACCCTGACCCGGGCCAACATGGACGAGGTGCTGGAACTGGCCGAACTGCTGCGCGACAGGGTGGATCTCTTCACCTTCAACCGGCTGGCCATGGTCGGTGAGGGCGCTTCCCTGGCCTCGGCCCCGTTCGAACGGTTCGAACAGTTTTTAAACAGGTACATGGAGGCCTGCCGGGACAATCCCTGCATGGGGCTCAAGGACAACTTTTTCAATCTGGTACGCCACAAAAAAAAGATGGAGTATACCGGCGGCTGTGCCGGATACGGCTGCGGGGCGGCCTTCAACTTTGTCTCCATACTGCCCGACGGAGAAGTCCATGCCTGCCGCAAACTGCCCTCCCCCATGGGCAATATCTTCGAGAACTCCCTCCAGGAGATCTATCACAGCCCGCAGGCCCGCAAGTACCGCCGCGGCTCCTCGGCCTGCGCGGACTGCGCCATCCGCCCGGTCTGCGGCGGCTGTCTGGCCGTGACATACGGCTTTGGCCGTGATATCTTCACCGAGTTGGACCCCTACTGTTTCAGATAACACCCCACATCACTTCCCGGAAACCTGAACATGCGCCGATTCTTCATAGACCCTGACCAGGCCGGAAACGACCAGGTGGAGCTCAGCGGTCCGGAGGCCAGACACCTGCGCACCGTACTCCGCATGCAGCCCGGTGACCGAATCGAGCTCTTCGACGGTACCGGGGGGTAATGACGGCCGAAATCTCCGGTTTCGGTCCACACACCGTGGTGCTGCGCATCCTTGAGCGCCACCGGGCCGCCCCTCCGGACCGGGCGTCGCTGACCGTGGCCCAGGCCCTGCTCAAGGGCAAGAAGATGGACCTGCTGATCCAGAAATGCACGGAACTTGGGGTGCACACCCTGCAACCGCTGCAGACGCGGTTTGGCGAAAACAGGACCCGCCTGGACCGCCAGCACCAGCGGTGGCAGCGGATCATGCTCGAGGCCTGCAAGCAGTGCGGCCGGACCTGGCCCATGCGGATCTGCGAACCCAGAAGCCTGGAACAGTTCGACACCGACAATTTCTGCGAAAAACTCCTGCTCTGGGAACAGGAAAGCCGCAACCCGCTGCCTGCGACCAATTGGCCGGCCTCGGCCTCCATCTGCCTCCTGCTCGGCCCCGAGGGAGGATTTCACCAGGCAGAAGTGGCCCTGGCCCGGAAACGCGGTTTTGACACCGTATCCCTTGGCCGCCTGGTCCTCCGGGCCGAAACCGCGACCCTGGCGGCGGTCTCCATCATCCAGTTCCACACCGGTGCCCTGCTGCCGGCCTGAAATCCCTTCCTCTCTTTTCCGTACCTGCGAACCTCTTTTGAAATCCCATCGGTTTCATGCTAGAGTGCGGGACCGATTTGCCAAGGCAGGGGCTTGGCCCCCTTTTCTTTTTCTGCAACCGGAATTATCCAACATATTCTCATGCGGGCAGTACTCCAGAGGGTGAAACAGGCACGGGTTACGGTGGACGGGCGGGAGACCGGCGCCATAGGCGCGGGGCTGCTGGTCCTGCTCGGTGTCCACCGGGACGACACACCAAAAGATGTTACCTGGATGGCCGACAAGGTGGTCAACCTGCGGATATTTGAAGACGAACAGGGGCGGATGAACCGGTCTGTTATTGATATAGCGGGTGAAATCCTGGTAGTATCCCAATTCACCCTGCTTGGCGACTGCCGCAAGGGGAGGCGGCCCTCCTGGTCGCACGCCGCTCCGCCCGAGATGGCCGACCGGCTCTACCGCGATTTTGTCAGGGCCATCGAGGCGCGCGGCATCCGGACGGCCACCGGCGAGTTCCAGGCCATGATGGAGGTCTCCCTGGTCAACTCCGGACCGGTGACCATGCTGCTGGACTCGCACAAAATTTTTTAGCCGGCAATGTGATCCCTTCAGGGGATACCATCGCCTGAAAGGTGCTTCCGGCGTGCAGCAACAAGGACTAACACCGCCACAAGCGGTGGTGACCGTACGAAACAGAGGCGTTGAAACCTGAAACTCTCACAATCCTGGCAATCATCCATGACCACATTTACTCCCGGCACCACCTACAGCTCCTTTCGGCTTAAGCGCAGCCAGTACATCGAAGAGATCGACTCCACGGTCTACCTGTTCAGGCATGAGCAGCTGGGCACCCCGGCACTTGCCATCAAGAACAGCGACCCGAACAAGACGTTCTGCATCGCCTTCCAGACCGTGCCCACCGATTCCACCGGGGTGGCCCATATCCTGGAGCACTCGGTGCTCATGGGGTCGAAGAAATATCCGGTCAAGGATGTGTTCGGAGAAATCCACAAGGGCGGGCTCATGACCTTTCTCAACGCCATGACCGGCTCCGACACCACCTGGTATCCCTTTGCGACCAGGAACATGAAAGAGTACTTCAACATCATGGATGTCTACTGTGATGTGACTCTCAACCCCCTGCTCGAGCGGACCACCTTTGAACAGGAAGGATGGCATTATCACAAGGAAGCGGAAGACCAGCCGCTGCAGTACCAGGGCGTGGTGTTCAACGAGATGAAGGGTGCCTTCTCCGACCCCATCCGAGCCATTTTCCACCACATGTTCGGCGGCCTGATGCCCGGCTCCACCTATGCCCACGAATCCGGTGGAGACCCGCGCCACATCCCGGATCTCACCTATGAACAGTTCGTGGCCTTTCACCGCAAACATTATCATCCCGCCAACGCCATGCTCTTCTTCTACGGCGACGCTCCTCTGGAAGAGGAACTGGCGTACGTCCAGAACAACTTCCTGGCCGATTTTGCCACCGCTGATGCACAGGGACGGGGCAAGGTGGCCATCGAACCCGGCCGGGAAATCGACGAGCCGGTGTTTATCGAGGACACCTACGGGGTGCAGCCCGGCAGCGACACGAAGGAAAAGACCTTTCTGGCCGTTGGCTCGGCTGTGGGCGACATGACCCAGCGCAAGCGCAATGCCGCCTTTCAGATCATCGCCTCCATTCTCTACAATTCCGATGCCTCACCCCTGAAGAAAGCCATCCTCAAAGCCGGTCTCTGCAAGGATTTCGGTGGGCTGTTCCTCTCCAACTCCTGTTTCAAGACCTTCATGATGACCTATCTCATCGGGTCGGATCCGGACAAGCGCGACCAGTTCCTGGCCCTGTACCAGGAGGTCCTGCAGACCATGGTGGACCAGGGGCTGGACCGGGAGCTGGTCCTCGCGGAACTCAACCGGTACGAATTTTCCGTCCGCGAAGAGGGCAACAAGGCCCAGCGCGGCCTGGACCTGATTTCCAAGGCCATGCCGGCCATGAAGTACGGAACCGATCCTTTCGAGGCCCTGCAGATCGACGAACTGCTGCGCGAAATCCGCCGGGACGCCCTGGAAAGTGATTATTTCGAGCGGCTGATCCGTGAACGGCTGCTGGAAAACCCGGCCACCGTGGCGGTGACCCTGAAACCGGACCCGGAGAAGATGATCCGGACCATGCAGGAAGAGCAGGCCCGGCTGGCGGCCTACGAGGCCACCCTGGACAAGGAGGGCATCCAAAATCTGATCCGGCGGACCCGGGAGCTGATGGAGCTCCAGCACCAGCCAAACGACGAGGAGAAGCTCAAACTCCTGCCCCGCCTTGGCCTTGACGACCTGGAACGGAACATCGATTTCCACCGCTGTACGCCCCGGGACCTGGCGCAGCGCCCCTTCCTGGTCAACGAGCTGCCCACCAACGGTATCGTCTACCTGGACATAGGCTTTGACTGCCGGGGACTGGACCGGGAGCAGCTCCTGGCCCTGAACCTGTTTGGCACCATTGTCACGGAGATCGGTACCTCGCGCCTGGACTACATGGCCTTTGCCAAGGAACTGGGTATCTGCACCGGCGGGTTCCACCACTCGTTCCATGCCCACCTCCATCTCGAGGACCCGACCAGCCCCCGCCCCACCCTCTGGTTCCACGTCAAGATGCTCTCCAGCTACCTGGACCGGGCGCTTACCCTGCTGGAGGAGGTGTTCACTGATGTCAGCTTCGCGGACCGGAGCCGGATCCGGGAGATCGTCCAGCGCGAATTCGCCTGGACCGAACATTCGGTGCAGAGCGAGGGCTACGGCCTGGCTTCCACCCGGGTTTTTGCCCGCCTCGGACTGGCCGGCCAGTACAACGAACATGTCAGCGGGGCGGTCAACTACCTGAATCTCAAGGACCTGGCCAGCCGGTACGAAGAGCGGGAAGAGAAGTTCCTGGAAACCCTGGAGACGATCCGGCGCCATGTCTTCCGGCGGGGCAGCGTCATGCTCGCAGTCACCGCCGGCCGGGAAGATATCGCCAGGCTGGAGGCCCGGATGCCCCTGGTCAGCAGCCTGCCGGAGAACGGGGACAATACCGCTTCCCAGCTCGCTCTGCCCGATTTCCCCACCTTCCCGGCCCGGCAGGCCTTCTGCACGTCGGCCGAGGTGGTGTACAATGTCATGGGCTGCACCCTGTTCCCGGACCCAGAGAAGTATGACGGCCAGTTCGAAGTTCTCAAGACCTGGCTCTCCAGAGATTATCTCTGGAATACGGTCCGACAGATGGGCGGGGCCTACGGCTGCTTCATCCAGTTCAACCACATAAGCGGCAACTTTGCCCTGGTCAGCTACCGCGACCCGCAGATAAGAAAAACCTACCAGGCCTACGAAGCCATAGAAGAGCAGGTCCGGGAGCTGAACCTGCCCGAGCCATCCCTGGAACAGCTGATCATCGGCACCTATGCCAACTTCAACCCCCACCAGGGACCGGCAAGCAAGGGAGCCACAGCCCGCAACGAATACCTCTCCGGCATCACCCCTGCCTACAAGCAGCAGCGGATCAGCGAAATCCTCGATACCCGCTGCGCCGATCTGCAAAAATTCGCGCCTCTCTTCAAGTCCCTGCGCACGAAAGGCAGCCTGGCAACCATCGGCAATATCGAAAAAATTCAGGAAAACAAAGACCTGTTCGAGAACATCGAAAAACTGTAGTCGGGGGAGTTGGAGTCAAGTCTGCCATTGACCTTTTTCGAGCATTATCTTTTTCTCTATGCTCTCCAACTTTTGCCTCAGCTCAACATCCCGCTGTAACTGTTTCCTGATCCGGATGACCGCACTGGAGACACTGCTGTAAGTTGGCAGGTTGAACCGCTGGGTATAGACCCCGTTCACATGACGCATGCAGCGGGAAATGTTCCCTTCCGGAGTCCGGACCAGCAGGTGATAACGGTTTGGCATCAGACAATAGGCAGCCACCCGGAGATGATGCATTTCCACGACTTCCTGGAGAATTTTGAGAAAAAGACGGTAATCCGCCGCTCCGGGGAAGATTTCCTCCCCCCGCCGTCCCCGGTTCATCACATGATACCGTGCACCGGGATATGCTATTCCGAAGTGGTCTTGACATATTCTGCGTTTATACTCCTTACCAACAAAAGTCAACACGGACCTGATCCCCGACGCCACATTATAATTTCCGGAAATATTCAACATTAAAACTTCCGGGTATTACAATTATCCTTCTCGAAAACTCTCCCTGCAGAACAGTGCGACAATTTGCCATATTTCATTAATCCCACATCGTAGTAATCCTTTACAGGTAAGCAATTGCCCCGCGGAAGAACTGCAGTTCAAGCGGCAACAGTGTAGAGTTATTTTCCCTGCCAAAAAACAATCCCTGCTCTCCCCGCGGATGCCCGCGGCGGTCCCGAGATTGTCTTTCCGTGTTGTCGTTTTTCCCTGACTGCAGGCTACCTTGATCGGTTGCCACTGTTCATCCGGCCTGCAGATAGAAAGCATCTTTTTTCACCATCGATGCCCTGCGGCGGCAATTTTTCACATACATTTTTTATCTGGAGGATGGGGACAACGAACAACAACTGCAACACCAACAAAAAAAGGAGGAACATCGAGCATGAAAAAAAGCACACAAAGAACACTGATCGCGGCCACCTGCCTGGGCCTTGTCTTTGTCCTTGGGCGGGTCACCACGCTTTCCGCCCAGGAGGCGGATTCAAGCAGTGCCTGTATCAACTGCCATACCGATCTTGAGGAGATGGACAGTTACGGAGCGGCGTCGGCCAGTGGCGGTGCCGCCATTGCGGGCTGAGGCGTTTCAGCCCCTCAGGTGAGGGGCCGGGACACCTTTGGCGTTGCCAGGGATTTTGTTGAATCAGAACATGGAGAAATAGGCTGCATCAACTGTCATAAGGGACAGAACGTCGACGACAAGGATGAAGCGCACAAGGACATGGTCAAGGATCCGTCGGAAGAAGGCGGCGGTGGCGTGTGCAGGGAATGTCACGAGGAGATTGCCTCCACCTACAAAAACGCCATGCACTACAATCTGACCGGCATCCTGGATATCGTCGGCACCATCACCTCCCCGCACAAGATGGCAGACACCTTGCTGCCGGAGGCCTGGAAACTTGACTGTGCAGACTGCCATGCCAGCTGCGGTTCCTGTCATGTAGCCTGGCCTGCTGTAGCCAAGGGCGGCCTGCTTGACCGCCACCGATTCAAACGAACACCCCCCATGGACAAAACCTGCTATGCCTGCCATGGTTCCCGCTTTGCCGGTGAATACATGGGCCGACTCGGCGCCACCGCCGACGTCCATTACGAAAAGGGCCAGATGGTCTGCACCGACTGCCATTCGGCCGAGCAACTCCATAACACCCAGCCCGAAGGGGTGAAACGCTACTATGCCACCAAGACCATCCGCTGCGAACAGTGCCATCCGGATGCCGCCAAGGCTGGTGAATCCAAGGTAGCCATGCACAACGCCCATCCGCAGGGCACCCTTGCCTGTGCTGTCTGCCATGCCAATACCTACTTCAACTGCGCCAACTGCCACGTATCGCTGGATATCAAGAAACCCGGCGAGATCAAGGTCATCTTCCCGTCCGAACCCCTGTACACGTTCAAGATCGGCACCAACATCGACCGTTCACCGGAAAATCCCTACAAGTACAACCTGGTACGGCACACGCCCATGAAGAAGGACTCCCTGGCCTCGCTGCGCTACTTCCAGGCAGTGCTCAAGGGTGCGCCCGGACCGGAAGACCTGGTCGCCAACTACGACGCCCTGCCGACCTGGAATTCCGCCTCAGTGCACAATATTCAACGTCGAACGAAACAGAACAGCTCCTGTAATGCTTGTCACGGCCACAAGGAACTCTTCCTCACCGAAGCTGACCTGGCCAGGGACGAACCAGCGGCAAATCAGAAAATTGTCGTGAAGAAAATCCCGGCTGAGATCAAAAAGTAAGATGGTCGGCAACGTGGAGACAATCATGCACAGGCAAGAACAAAGGAGTATTTCAATGAAAA encodes:
- a CDS encoding transposase, with the translated sequence MNRGRRGEEIFPGAADYRLFLKILQEVVEMHHLRVAAYCLMPNRYHLLVRTPEGNISRCMRHVNGVYTQRFNLPTYSSVSSAVIRIRKQLQRDVELRQKLESIEKKIMLEKGQWQT
- a CDS encoding insulinase family protein, with protein sequence MTTFTPGTTYSSFRLKRSQYIEEIDSTVYLFRHEQLGTPALAIKNSDPNKTFCIAFQTVPTDSTGVAHILEHSVLMGSKKYPVKDVFGEIHKGGLMTFLNAMTGSDTTWYPFATRNMKEYFNIMDVYCDVTLNPLLERTTFEQEGWHYHKEAEDQPLQYQGVVFNEMKGAFSDPIRAIFHHMFGGLMPGSTYAHESGGDPRHIPDLTYEQFVAFHRKHYHPANAMLFFYGDAPLEEELAYVQNNFLADFATADAQGRGKVAIEPGREIDEPVFIEDTYGVQPGSDTKEKTFLAVGSAVGDMTQRKRNAAFQIIASILYNSDASPLKKAILKAGLCKDFGGLFLSNSCFKTFMMTYLIGSDPDKRDQFLALYQEVLQTMVDQGLDRELVLAELNRYEFSVREEGNKAQRGLDLISKAMPAMKYGTDPFEALQIDELLREIRRDALESDYFERLIRERLLENPATVAVTLKPDPEKMIRTMQEEQARLAAYEATLDKEGIQNLIRRTRELMELQHQPNDEEKLKLLPRLGLDDLERNIDFHRCTPRDLAQRPFLVNELPTNGIVYLDIGFDCRGLDREQLLALNLFGTIVTEIGTSRLDYMAFAKELGICTGGFHHSFHAHLHLEDPTSPRPTLWFHVKMLSSYLDRALTLLEEVFTDVSFADRSRIREIVQREFAWTEHSVQSEGYGLASTRVFARLGLAGQYNEHVSGAVNYLNLKDLASRYEEREEKFLETLETIRRHVFRRGSVMLAVTAGREDIARLEARMPLVSSLPENGDNTASQLALPDFPTFPARQAFCTSAEVVYNVMGCTLFPDPEKYDGQFEVLKTWLSRDYLWNTVRQMGGAYGCFIQFNHISGNFALVSYRDPQIRKTYQAYEAIEEQVRELNLPEPSLEQLIIGTYANFNPHQGPASKGATARNEYLSGITPAYKQQRISEILDTRCADLQKFAPLFKSLRTKGSLATIGNIEKIQENKDLFENIEKL